A stretch of DNA from Thermoanaerobaculia bacterium:
TCAGGGGAATTCCAATACAGACAAAGATGAGCGGGATGCAGATGATGGCAGCAATGCTGACCGTGATCTGGAAGTTCAGCGATTCCTTGGCCTGGTCACTCACAAAGGGAAACTCATCCCTCTTGATCAGAAAGATGATCAGGGGAGCGAGAATGTTTCCAAAGGGAATAATGATGCCGCAGAGCGTGAGAATGTGGGCGAGCATGGCCCAGGTCCGGGCTTCGCTCGGGGGACCATCTCCGCCGGCTGTGGGAACGGGAGGAGGGGTAGGCTCCGCCGCTTCAGTTTCCGGGGCTTCCGGGGTTACCTGCTCATCCTGATTGGTGGGTTCATCGGTCATAAGATCCTCCCTTTCAAACAAATCTATCGATATAGTACAGGTTTCAGGGATGTCGTGTCAACAAGAGCCCGGATCATTTCCGGATAGAAGGGCCTGCGCCTCGGATTCGCGTCTTGCCAGCTCGGGATGATCGATCGTGACATACCAGCGAAAATCGGGTTGGAGATCGGAAAGCAGATCGAAGTCTCCCTCGAAATCGGGCAGAGGTGGTCTGTCTCCCGAATCGATTCGATACGAAAGGGAAACGGCCCGGTAATCGTCGGCCTCGTATCCCATGTCGGAAAAGGGGTGAGTCGGGTGAAGGGAGCGGTGAAGGTGGGCACGATTCAGAGGAAGTGTCATGACCGTATGTTCCTCCGGAGGAGGTTCTGCTTCCCGGGGATCGATGGGGCCCGCAAGGATCATCCGTTTCCATCGCCGATCAAAGGTCACGGAAAATGTTCCTCCGGTAAAGGTGTGAAGCCGTGAACAGTAGCGATGCCGGGCCCGGAGATATCGAATGACCAGGCCCAGAGCGATGAACCCGGCAAGGGAAGTCAGAATCATGGGGCCTGGGGGTAGCTCTCCCTTCAGGGGTGAGAAGAGAAATACCGGGACAAGGAGCGGTACGGCCACGGCCAGGACCCAGGTAAGAATCGAAGGGGCGGAGGGTTTTTCCAGGGAAGGGACACGATTCTGGTGAAAGAGGGCCCGTTCCGGGTTCATGCTGACGAGATGTCGTCCTTCGATCCGATAGGGTATGGAATGAATTTCGGTCACGAGCTTCCCATGGAAATGGCTTTCAGGCCGTGCCGGTCCCGAAGGCGATCCACAGTCTCTTCCAGAAGTTCCCGACGGATGTGGACCAGGGAACGCTGCCGCCCCCCGGTAAGGTTGGAAAGGGCAACCCCGACGAGCCGAACCCGGAGCCGCCTCTCATAGAGGCCGGTAAAGAGCTCCTCCACCCGGGTGCGAAGGAGGGGATAGGCATCGGTGGGGACGGGAAGGGTCCCGGAGCGGGTTGCCGTCACAAAGTCCCCGTAGCGAATCTTGACGGTGATGGTCCGGCAGGCCATGCCTTTTTTGCGCATCCGGTAGACAACCTTTTCCGTCAGCCAGAAGAGGCGTGTCAGGAGGGTGCGCATATCCGTGATGTCTTCGGGAAAGGTGTCCTCGGCGGACATTCCCCTGTGTTCGTGGTGAGCGTGCAAGGTCGCCGATCCCTGCCCGGAGGCCCGTTCATGGAGGGAGATGCCGTGGCGTCCCAGGGCGGCGGCGAGGAGGGCCGGAGAGAGACGCTGGATGTCTCCCACCGTTTTCAGGCCCAGTTCTCCAAGGGTTTTCCGTGCCTTCGGGCCGACACCCGGAAGCGTTTCAACGGGGAAGGGGGAGAGAAAGAGCGCTTCCTGTCCCGGCAGAACCGCAAGCTGTCCGTCCGGTTTGGCCAGGGTGGACGCAATCTTGGCCGTGGCCCGCGAAGAGCCGAACCCGATGGAGGCTGTAAGGCCCATGGCCCGGATTTCCCCCCGGATTCGATTTCCCGCGGAGGGAAGGTCCTGTCGGTAGAGACGTTCACAGCCGTCCAGGCTGAAAAAGAATTCGTCAATGGAGGCCTGTTCCACGAGGGGACTGTATTTTTGAAGGACCAGG
This window harbors:
- a CDS encoding DUF4870 domain-containing protein, giving the protein MTDEPTNQDEQVTPEAPETEAAEPTPPPVPTAGGDGPPSEARTWAMLAHILTLCGIIIPFGNILAPLIIFLIKRDEFPFVSDQAKESLNFQITVSIAAIICIPLIFVCIGIPL
- the dinB gene encoding DNA polymerase IV, which produces MLGCLDLDAFFVAVERIRDPSLRGRPVIVGGDPEGRGVVCSASYEARAFGVHSGMASATARRLCPGAVFLPPDGQACLDYSRNVGLVLQKYSPLVEQASIDEFFFSLDGCERLYRQDLPSAGNRIRGEIRAMGLTASIGFGSSRATAKIASTLAKPDGQLAVLPGQEALFLSPFPVETLPGVGPKARKTLGELGLKTVGDIQRLSPALLAAALGRHGISLHERASGQGSATLHAHHEHRGMSAEDTFPEDITDMRTLLTRLFWLTEKVVYRMRKKGMACRTITVKIRYGDFVTATRSGTLPVPTDAYPLLRTRVEELFTGLYERRLRVRLVGVALSNLTGGRQRSLVHIRRELLEETVDRLRDRHGLKAISMGSS